GCTGGTGGTCTTGATTTATATGGAACGCCGTCttcacacacccatgtacatCTTTCTGAGCAACCTGGCCCTCATGGATTCCTGCTGCTCCTGTGCCATCACTCCCAAGATGCTAGAAAACTTCTTTTCTGTGGATGGAAGGATTTCTTTCTATGAATGCATGGCACAGTCctattttctctgttttgctgaaACTGCAGACTGCTTTCTTCTGTCAgcaatggcctatgaccgctatgtggccatatGTAACCCACTGCAGTACCACACCATGATGTCCAAGAAGCTTTCCATTCAGATGAGTATAGGCACCTTCATTGCCAGTAACCTGCATTCCATGATTCTTGTAGGTTGTCTCTTAAGGTTAACTTTCTGTAAATCTATTCGCATTGATcacttcttctgtgatgttcttcCACTTTATAAGCTCTCCTGTACAGACACTTTTATTAATGAACTAATGATCTATATTTTTTCAATGCCAATTCAAGTCTTTACCATTGCCACAGTCTTGGTTTCTTATTTCTGCATTCTTTTcactattttcaaaatgaaatccagggatggaagaaaaaaagcattttctaCTTGTGCatcccattttctttctgtgtcaatATTCTACATATGTATTATCATGGATAGTCGACCTTTggaagaagggaataaagatCTATCAGTAGCTGTATTTTATACAATAATAATTCCTTTGATAAACCCTTTTATTTACAGTCTGAGGAATAAGGAAGTAGTAATGGCTATTAAAAAAGGTATAAATACTTATAGTACTTTTAAGAAATCTTCATGCTCTACATCTCACTAGATATaactcattaaaattattttataaatgtgaaatataaaaaataaaattgcatacaTAAAGTTTAGTCCTTAAATAAGTAGACTTATTTATTAAGCAAAATACTAAtgaaattcaaaaataatttgtCAATTATTTATCTGAATTATATAGCTAAAATAAGTCGATGTAAATTTAGTAACTGTCATATCTTCACTCATTACATCCATGGGATTTTCTCATAGTATTGCTTCAGTAAATTAATATCACATcatgattaaatataaatattttaagagtatCTTGAATTTACACTGTGTAGTTAATTGAAAAATATTGTGTGACCTTTccattgttcttatttttatgtctttttaaatttctaggCAAAAACTTGGTGATCATCATTCAgaaattgttccttttcttcctttctcccttcagtcatttctttctttgccttggAATATTTTATAGCTCTATTACCTCAAAAATGAACACTCTGAGGTGCAAAACAAATAtaactaaaacagaaaaacaatgccATATAAGTATAATTACTAGTTTTTGAATGTATCATTtgatacaaataatataaaattattagtaTTTTGAATATCAGTAACTTGAATTTATAGATTTTAGCATATTTTTCAGATTAAATAAGTTTTAATGATTATTCTTTGAGTAGAATAAATTCAATCTAAACTTTTGATTTGAAAGTTTTATGTAATCTCAGTGTTTACTTTTCTAGAGATATGTGGAATTTTTTTGTAATATGCAAATCCTCAAAATGGAATTAGACATTTTTCCAAAGAGGACTCCATATTCTGTATTTCTactgagaaataaaacaaagcatataCAAATTCTACATGAATTCTCCTTTTTACTTAAATGATCATGTGATTAC
The Chionomys nivalis chromosome 3, mChiNiv1.1, whole genome shotgun sequence genome window above contains:
- the LOC130871909 gene encoding olfactory receptor Olfr180-like, producing the protein MRMDVTNHSSTMGFILVGFSDYPDLKTLLFLVFSVIYLVTMVGNLGLVVLIYMERRLHTPMYIFLSNLALMDSCCSCAITPKMLENFFSVDGRISFYECMAQSYFLCFAETADCFLLSAMAYDRYVAICNPLQYHTMMSKKLSIQMSIGTFIASNLHSMILVGCLLRLTFCKSIRIDHFFCDVLPLYKLSCTDTFINELMIYIFSMPIQVFTIATVLVSYFCILFTIFKMKSRDGRKKAFSTCASHFLSVSIFYICIIMDSRPLEEGNKDLSVAVFYTIIIPLINPFIYSLRNKEVVMAIKKGINTYSTFKKSSCSTSH